Proteins encoded by one window of Methanofollis sp.:
- a CDS encoding helix-turn-helix domain-containing protein — protein MLQGYKYRMYPSLEQVTLLMKHIHACRFVYNNSLEQKIR, from the coding sequence ATGCTTCAAGGCTACAAGTATCGAATGTATCCTTCTCTGGAGCAGGTTACGCTCCTCATGAAGCACATCCATGCTTGCCGGTTTGTGTACAATAATTCTCTGGAACAGAAGATCCG